The genomic DNA TTCGACCGTTTTGATAGTAACCGTGCGTAAGAGCGATGTCCTGGTGACTTCTTCGTGAAGTGCCAGATCGCGAGCGGTCGCGTCAAAAGCGATGTCGCGAAGCGATCGAAGGATGGACTCTCGGAAGGCGTCGCCCAGCGAACCGATCGTGGCGTAGTACGAATCATCCTGTCCGAGCGAAAAATACCCTTCGGGAAGTTGCGTGAATGACTGCGGAAGTGTAGGCGAGCGTGATCCGTCAGCGCTAGTACCCGCACGACCGCTCTGCAGCCCAACATTTCCAATTTTTACCTCGCCGAGGGCATGGCCCCGGCCATCTTCATCGATGAAGTGAGCGAGGTGGAGTGTCTGATACTTGAACCAGTCATCCCAGTCGGTTAGCCATAGAAATACGACTCCACGCGCATGTCGGTCAATCTGTCGGGCACTGCCGACTACTCGAAACATCACGGTGGGCCTCCTCTACACCTCGAGCTGAGCATACTGTGAGCGCGGATCCTAGTGGCGCGGGTTTGAAGTTGTTGGACGGTTCGCCTTCTCGAGGATCTGCTCGGCGGTCTTGGTCCAGACGAACGGCTGTGCTCTCGGGTTCCAGCCGTCGATGAACGCCCGGATCTTGGCGTTGAGGTCCTGGACGGAGGTGAACACGCCGCGCCGGATGGCCTGTCGTTCGACGATCCCGAACCAGGCCTCGACGAGATTCATCCAGGAGGCGTGTGTCGGGGTGAAGTGCACGACGATCCGGGGATGCTTGGCGAGCCAGGCCTTGACGTTCGCATGCTTGTGAGCTGCGTAGTTGTCCATCACCAGGTGCAGCTCGACCGGGTTGCCGTCGGAGTCGAGCACGTCGCGGTAGGCCCGCTCGATCTGACGCAGGAACGCCAGGAACTCCTGGTGCCGGTGCTTGGGTTTGAGGGCGGCGGTGACCTTGCCGGTCGCGATGTCGAGGGCGGCGAACAAGGTGGTGGTGCCGTGCCGGTAGTAGTCATGGGAGCGGCGTTCGACCTTCCCGGGCTGGGTCGGCAGGATCGGCACCGTCCGATCCAGGGCTTGGATCTGCGACTTCTCATCCACGCACAGCACGATCGCGTTCTGAGGCGGGTTCAAGTACAGGCCGCAGATGTCGGTGACCTTGCCGACCAGCTCGGGGTCGGTGGAGAACCGGAACGATTCGGCCTTGAACGGTTTGATCCCGTACGCGCGCCACGCCCGCGCCACCGCGGCCGGCGACACCTTGATCCGGGCGGCGAGCAGCCTCGTCGACCAATGCGTCACCCCAAGGCTTTTCGGCGGCGGCGTGAGCGTTGCGAC from Tsukamurella paurometabola includes the following:
- a CDS encoding IS630 family transposase, yielding MANHPAPALTLRDGDREVLESWTRSASVRASAAKRARIVLLAADGESNQRIAELVDASRTTVIAWRDRYLERGLEGLSDRVRPGRPRELDQDAIIVATLTPPPKSLGVTHWSTRLLAARIKVSPAAVARAWRAYGIKPFKAESFRFSTDPELVGKVTDICGLYLNPPQNAIVLCVDEKSQIQALDRTVPILPTQPGKVERRSHDYYRHGTTTLFAALDIATGKVTAALKPKHRHQEFLAFLRQIERAYRDVLDSDGNPVELHLVMDNYAAHKHANVKAWLAKHPRIVVHFTPTHASWMNLVEAWFGIVERQAIRRGVFTSVQDLNAKIRAFIDGWNPRAQPFVWTKTAEQILEKANRPTTSNPRH